Genomic DNA from Tachyglossus aculeatus isolate mTacAcu1 chromosome 10, mTacAcu1.pri, whole genome shotgun sequence:
CGGTGGGCGCGCGGCGGAGGGGGCGTGTGTCTGTCGGGCTGCGGGCGTGTCCCGCGCGCGGAGGGGCGTGTCCCGGGGACGTGGGCGGGGCCCCCGCGGAGGGGGCGTCTGTCTGACGGGCTGAGGAGGCGGTTGGtgcgcggcgggggcggggcctggggctgtGGGCGTGTCCCGCGCGCGGAGGGGCGTGTCCCGGGGACGTGGGCGGGGCCTcacgcggggcggggggcgtctgTCTGACGGGCTGAGGGGGCGGTGGGGCGCGCGGCGGAGGGGGCGTGTGTCTGTCGGGCTGCGGGCGTGTCCCGCGCGCGGAGGGGCGTGTCCCGGGGACGTGGGCGGGGCCCCCGCGGAGGGGGGCGTCTGTCTGACGGGCTGAGGAGGCGGTTGGtgcgcggcgggggcggggcctggggctgtGGGCGTGTCCCGCGCGCGGAGGGGCGTGTCCCGGGGACGTGGGCGGGGCCTCACGCGAGGGGGGGGGGCGTCTGTCTGACGGGCTGAGGGGGCGGTGGGCGCGCGGCGGAGGGGGCGTGCGTCTGACGGGCTGCGGGCGTGTCCCGCGCGCGGAGGGGCGTGTCCCGGGGACGTGGGCGGGGCCTGTCgcggagggggcgtgtcctggggCTGAGGAGGCGGTGGGCGCGTGGCGGAGGGGGCGTGTGTCTGACGGGCTGGGGGCGCGTCCCGCGCGCGGGGGGGCGTGTCCCGGGACGTGGGCGGGGCCTGTCGCGGAGGGCGTCGGTCTGACGGGCTGGGGGCGTGTCCCGCGCGCGGAGGGGCGGTGTGTCCCGGGGCCGTGGGCGCGGCCCCACGGAGGGGGCGTGTGCCTGACGGGCTGAGGCAGTGTCCCGCGCGCGGAGAGGCCGTGCCTTGGGGCTGTGGGCGTGTCCCGCGCGCGGagggggccggggcggcgggggtATGTCCTGGGTCTGGGGGCGTGTCCCGCGCGCGGAGGGGAGGTGTGTCCCGGGGCCGTGGGCGGGGCCTCACGCGGAGGGGGCGTGTGTCTGAGGGGATGGGGGCGTGTCCCGCGCGCGGAGGGGCGTGTCCCGGGACGTGGGCGGGGCCTGTCGaggagggggcgtgtcctggggCTGAGGAGGCGGTGGGCGCGCGGCGGAGGGGGCGTGTGTCTGACGGGCTGTGGGCGTGTCCCGCGCGCGGAGGGGCGTGTCCCGGGGCCGTGGGCGGGGCCTCACGCGGAGGGGGCGTCGGTCTGACGGGCTGAGGAGGCGGTTGGTGCGCGGCGGAGGGGGCGTGTGTCTGACGGGCTGGGGGCGTGTCCCGCGCGCGGAGGGGCGTGTCCCGGGACGTGGGCGGGGCCTGCCGTGGAGGGGGCGTGTCCGGCGCGCGGAGAATCCGTGTCCCGGGGCCGTGGGCGGGGCCCccaatgcccccaatccctctgcccatccgccaagctcgccctcttcctcccttcaaggccctgctgagagctcacctcctccaggaggccttcccacactcagccccctcctccccctctccacccccccgccttacctccttcccttccccacagcacctgtatatatgtagatatgtttgcacagatttattactctatttattttacctgtacgtaccTATTgtatccttgtatccccccagcccttagaacagtgctttgcacatagtaagcgcttaataaataccatcatcatcatcatctattctatttattttattctgttaatacgtttggctttgttctccgtctcccccttctagaccgtgagcccgctgtcgggtagggaccgtctctcgatgtggccaacttggacttcccaagcgctcagtccagtgctccgcacacggtaagcgctcaataaatacgattgatgatgatgatgatgatgacggggcccttcaaggccctgctgagagctcacctcctccaggaggccttcccagactgagccccctccttcctctccccctcctccccctctccatcccatcttacctccttcccttccccacagcacctgtatatatgtttgtacgtatttattactctatttatttatttatgtattttacttgtgcctatcctatttattttattttgctaatacgtttggttttgttctccgtctcccccttctagaccgtgagcccgctgtcgggtagggaccgtctctcgatgttgccaacttggacttcccaagcactcagtccagtgctccgcacacggtaagcgctcaataaatgcgattgatgatgatgatgatgatgacgacggggcccttcaaggccctgctgagagctcacctcctccaggaggccttcccagactgagccccctccttcctctccccctcctccccctctccatcccattttacctccttcccttccccacagcacctgtatatatgtttgtacgtatttattactctatttatttatttatgtattttacttgtgcctatcctatttattttattttgctaatacgtttggttttgttctccgtctcccccttctggaccgtgagcccgctgttgggtagggaccgtctctcgatgttgccaacttggccttcccaggcactcagtccagtgctccgcacacggtaaacgctcaataaatacgattgatgatgatgatgatgatgatgatgatgacggggcccttcaaggccctgctgagagctcacctcctccaggaggccttcccacactgagccccttccttcccccccaccttacctccttcccttccccacagcacctgtatatatgtagatatgtttgtacagatttactactctatttattgattgattgattgattttacttgtacacatctattctatttattttattttgctaatatgtttggttttgttctctgcctcccccttctagaccgtgagcccactgttgggtagggaccgtctctagatgttgccaccttggacttcccaagcgctcagtccagtgctccacacacggtaagcgctcaataaatacgattgatgatgatgatgatgacggggcccttcaaggccctgctgagagctcacctcctccaggaggccttcccagactgagccccttccttcctccccccctcctccccttccccacagcgcctgtatatatgtttgtacgtatttattactttatttatttatttatttattttacccgtacctatctattctatttattttattttgttaatacgtttggttttgttgtccgtctcccctttctagaccgtgagcccactattgggtagggaccggctctcgatgtggccaacttggccttcccaagcgctcggtccagcgctccgcacacggtgagcgctcaataaatacggttgatgacgataataacaataataacaatggcatttatgaagcgcttactctgcgcaaagcactgttctgcgcttactctgcgcaaagcactgttctgagcgctggggaggttacaaggtgagcaggttgtcccgcagggggctcccagtcttcatccccattttccagatgaggtcaccgagggccagagaagtgccccaagtcacccagctggcaattggcggagccgggattggaacccacgacctctggctccagagcccgggctgtttccacggagccacgctgcttctcgatgatgatgatgatgatgacggggtgAGGAGGCggtgggggcgcgggggggggcgTGTCGgtccgccctccctcccgccctcccccgtGGCGTCGTGCGGGTCGTCAGCCCGGGCGGGGGCGGACAGGGCCGAGCGCCGAGGAAGATGGCGTCGTGTCCGTGGCGGTGGTGTCCGGCGGCGCCGGCGGGCGGGCTGGGCCCGCTGTGGGGCTGGCTGTGGAGCGAGCGCTTCTGGCTGCCCGGCAACCTCAGCTGGGCCGACTTGGAGGCGGGCGGGGACCCCGCCGGAGGCCCCCTCCACGGCCAGGGACAGGGCCAGGGGCAAGGCCAAGGCCTCGGCTTCCCGCGCGCACGGCACGCCCTCCTCGCCTTCCCCCTGGCCGCCGGACTCTTCTCCCTCAGGCTGCTCTTCGAGCGGTGAGAgcgaacccccccccccaccgacccACCGGGAGGGGCCCGGGAGCCCGGAGAGATGGGAAGGCTGGGAGCGGAGCTAGGGGGATTGGAAGCGGGAGATGGGAGCcgaggggctgggagcaggagctgggatccgggagctgaggggcggggagctgggagaaggggcagggatctgggggctgggagcaggaggagcagggggcctggAAGCGGAGGTAGGGGGGTTGGGAGCGGG
This window encodes:
- the LOC119932920 gene encoding basic proline-rich protein-like; this encodes MGRGIGGIGGPAHGPGTRILRAPDTPPPRQAPPTSRDTPLRARDTPPARQTHAPSAAHQPPPQPVRPTPPPREAPPTAPGHAPPRAGHAHSPSDTRPLRRAPTASSAPGHAPSSTGPAHVPGHAPPRAGHAPIPSDTRPLRVRPRPRPRDTPPLRARDTPPDPGHTPAAPAPSARGTRPQPQGTASPRAGHCLSPSGTRPLRGAAPTAPGHTAPPRAGHAPSPSDRRPPRQAPPTSRDTPPRARDAPPARQTHAPSATRPPPPQPQDTPPPRQAPPTSPGHAPPRAGHARSPSDARPLRRAPTAPSARQTDAPPPRVRPRPRPRDTPLRARDTPTAPGPAPAAHQPPPQPVRQTPPSAGAPPTSPGHAPPRAGHARSPTDTRPLRRAPHRPLSPSDRRPPPRVRPRPRPRDTPLRARDTPTAPGPAPAAHQPPPQPVRQTPPPRGPRPRPRDTPLRARDTPAARQTHAPSAARPPPPQPVRQTPPPRPQAPPPPRTNRLLSPSDRRPLRGGHAHGPGTRPSGSETGPQPVRHTPPPREAPPTAPGHAPPREGHAPSPSDTPLRVGPRPLAQDTPLRARDTPTVPGHALKPRPLPDKHAGHAPSARGTCAQPREGTGHALTYRPRPRGERDTPTTRRRHAPSTSSAPGHAPSRVGRALRPGHAHPHGATPLKHGPRPRCATATPSACRCHALRPRTRPLAREGHARSPRKARATPSDADHAPSARGTRP